One window of Robiginitalea biformata HTCC2501 genomic DNA carries:
- a CDS encoding amidohydrolase family protein — MISFSQATPAGRSFWITSYFSIEYKTMLPCLILAAVLSFQANAQEQSAKRPPIIDVHVHAMKVNPNFSRPMCPWFLNSMPGSGPNQEAPSFINLDCVDPLQPAASDADMQEKLLATAERLNMTLVVSGDADVIHKWHAQAPDRIIPSLGVSNADQISVEAFRDSLSSGFYKVMGEVAPQYQGMSPSDMSLDAYFAVAEELGIPVGIHMGTGGNGMANITNANYRASLGQPFLLEDMLARHPKLKIWVMHAGYPMIDQMIALMGANAYVYVDLAGFIWSYPLEEIHAYLKRLVQAGFGKRILYGTDFMVWPKLLETSIGVIENANYLSEDQKRDIFFNNAVRFFNLDPSEFE, encoded by the coding sequence ATGATTTCTTTTTCCCAAGCCACACCGGCCGGCAGGTCGTTTTGGATAACCAGTTATTTCTCTATCGAATATAAGACAATGCTTCCCTGCCTGATTCTGGCAGCTGTTTTGTCGTTCCAGGCCAACGCCCAGGAGCAATCCGCAAAACGCCCCCCGATCATCGATGTCCATGTGCATGCGATGAAGGTAAATCCCAATTTTTCAAGGCCCATGTGCCCCTGGTTCCTGAACAGCATGCCCGGGAGCGGGCCCAACCAGGAGGCGCCCTCATTTATCAATCTGGATTGCGTAGACCCCCTGCAACCCGCTGCCTCGGATGCGGACATGCAGGAAAAACTCCTCGCTACGGCCGAGCGTTTGAACATGACCCTGGTGGTTAGCGGCGATGCGGATGTCATCCACAAATGGCACGCCCAGGCGCCCGACAGGATAATCCCTTCCCTGGGGGTCAGCAACGCCGACCAGATATCCGTGGAGGCCTTCCGGGATTCCCTTTCCTCTGGTTTTTACAAGGTGATGGGCGAAGTAGCCCCGCAGTACCAGGGGATGTCTCCCAGCGATATGTCGCTGGATGCCTATTTTGCCGTTGCCGAGGAACTCGGAATCCCGGTGGGCATCCACATGGGTACGGGCGGTAACGGGATGGCCAATATCACCAATGCCAACTACCGGGCATCATTGGGGCAACCGTTCCTCCTGGAGGACATGCTCGCCCGCCACCCGAAACTTAAAATCTGGGTCATGCACGCCGGCTATCCGATGATCGACCAGATGATTGCCCTGATGGGGGCCAATGCCTATGTATACGTAGACCTGGCAGGTTTTATCTGGAGCTACCCCCTGGAAGAGATCCACGCCTACCTGAAGCGCCTGGTACAGGCCGGATTCGGTAAACGCATCCTCTACGGTACCGATTTTATGGTCTGGCCCAAATTGCTGGAGACCTCTATAGGGGTCATCGAAAATGCGAATTACCTGTCCGAGGATCAGAAACGGGACATATTTTTCAACAATGCCGTCCGGTTCTTCAACCTGGATCCCAGCGAATTCGAATAA
- a CDS encoding carboxylesterase/lipase family protein yields MKPLRNPGLFVLMIVCSIQSQQLSAQQHAANPNQNAFPVQAQTDKGIVEGNYDTHTGIQTYFGIPFAKPPVGELRWKAPQPMDPWEGVKETKKFGPRPMQTMVFGDMKSRSDGVSEDCLYLNVWTPAKRNTRGLPVLVYFYGGGNVAGDASEPRYDGESMAKKGMVVVTTNYRLNIFGYLAHPELSAEAPYKASGNYGSLDQQAALQWVRDNIEAFGGDPSRVTIAGESAGSIGTSTLMASPLSRELIAGAIGESGAAIHPTMAPVPLAEGEKQGAEFLKQAGVASIADLRKLPARDIYELYNESGRFGFPMTIDGYFLPASLPEIFESGRQAQVPLLLGWNSAEIPGMAFMQGMSYTPENFEQKVREVYPERHEEILAAYAHSTAREVEFSATALASDRFISYSTWKWFDLHRKHSDQPVYRYLYSKIRPPLRDANLRSGLAGGTVEADTEAPDMPEPIGAPHACEIEYCMGNLHLVDDYAWTADDYKVSETMQAFFANFIKKGNPNSLDLPNWPPAEANDPTPPVMIIDTKSRQEPAANDDRYRLHDEIYNE; encoded by the coding sequence ATGAAACCTCTTCGGAATCCGGGACTCTTCGTCCTGATGATCGTATGCTCTATCCAATCGCAGCAACTTTCGGCCCAGCAACATGCTGCCAACCCGAACCAGAACGCCTTTCCCGTCCAGGCGCAAACCGACAAAGGGATTGTCGAGGGCAACTACGACACGCATACGGGTATTCAAACCTACTTCGGCATCCCGTTTGCCAAGCCGCCTGTAGGGGAGCTTCGATGGAAGGCACCCCAGCCTATGGATCCCTGGGAAGGGGTAAAGGAGACCAAAAAATTTGGTCCGCGCCCCATGCAAACCATGGTCTTCGGCGATATGAAATCCCGGTCGGACGGGGTAAGCGAGGATTGCCTCTACCTGAACGTCTGGACACCGGCCAAACGGAATACCCGGGGCCTGCCGGTCCTGGTCTATTTTTACGGGGGCGGCAATGTGGCCGGGGATGCCTCGGAACCCCGGTATGACGGGGAAAGTATGGCAAAAAAGGGCATGGTGGTGGTCACCACCAATTACCGGCTGAACATTTTTGGATACCTGGCCCACCCGGAACTCAGTGCGGAGGCCCCGTATAAGGCTTCCGGAAATTACGGTTCCCTGGACCAGCAGGCGGCCCTTCAATGGGTCCGGGACAATATCGAAGCCTTTGGGGGTGATCCGTCGCGGGTCACCATCGCCGGGGAATCCGCAGGATCCATAGGGACAAGTACACTCATGGCCTCGCCCTTGTCCCGGGAACTGATTGCCGGTGCCATTGGCGAAAGCGGGGCGGCCATCCACCCTACCATGGCGCCCGTACCCCTGGCGGAAGGCGAGAAACAGGGCGCGGAATTTTTAAAGCAAGCCGGGGTGGCCTCAATCGCGGATTTGAGAAAATTGCCCGCCCGGGATATTTATGAGTTGTACAACGAATCGGGGCGGTTTGGCTTCCCGATGACTATCGATGGGTATTTCCTGCCCGCCAGCCTGCCGGAGATTTTTGAGAGCGGCCGGCAGGCCCAGGTGCCTTTGCTGCTGGGGTGGAACTCGGCTGAAATCCCGGGGATGGCATTTATGCAGGGGATGTCCTATACCCCGGAGAATTTTGAGCAAAAAGTCCGGGAGGTCTACCCGGAGCGGCACGAGGAGATACTGGCTGCCTATGCGCACAGCACGGCCCGGGAGGTGGAATTTTCGGCCACCGCCCTGGCTTCCGACCGGTTTATCTCCTACAGTACCTGGAAATGGTTTGACCTGCACCGCAAGCATAGCGACCAACCCGTCTACCGCTACCTCTACAGCAAAATCCGTCCGCCCCTCCGGGATGCCAACCTGCGTTCCGGCCTGGCGGGAGGTACGGTGGAAGCGGATACGGAAGCACCCGACATGCCGGAGCCCATCGGGGCCCCGCACGCCTGCGAGATTGAGTACTGTATGGGGAACCTGCACCTGGTGGACGACTACGCCTGGACGGCAGACGACTACAAGGTATCCGAAACCATGCAGGCCTTTTTTGCCAACTTTATCAAAAAGGGGAACCCGAATAGCCTGGACCTGCCCAACTGGCCGCCCGCCGAAGCAAATGACCCGACGCCCCCGGTGATGATCATCGATACGAAGAGCCGGCAGGAACCGGCTGCCAACGACGATCGGTACCGGTTGCACGATGAGATATACAACGAATAA
- a CDS encoding FG-GAP-like repeat-containing protein — protein sequence MKPYSALLLALATASFLSCTGEDPAPALFTKVSPDDSGIHFENRLVENDSINILDNEFVYNGSGVALGDLNGDGLDDIFLAGNQVDNALYLNEGNLKFRDVSAASGVGKPDSLLWSSGVSLVDLNLDGRLDIYICNTFYRDSTQRRNLLYVNEGVGEDGIPRFSERAEAYGVADDTYSSHAQFFDYDNDGDLDLFIGVNRIDGINPSEFRPNQDDGTSLSRDRLYENRWDEALGHPRFVNVSDSAGIRYHGYSHSTLIHDFNKDGWMDIYVANDFFSNDLVYINNQDGTFTNRAGEIFKHFSLSSMGSDLADINNDGELDLFTTEMQPYYNKRKKLFQGPSSYNKEIFTRRYGYEYQYARNTLQIANGTDPETGLPVYSETGMFAGIQETDWSWAPLFADYDNDGWQDLLITNGFPKDVTDRDFGDFRVTASRLVSKEKLIEAIPEIKIPNFAFRNQANLTFEDVTEEWGLNFGTFSNGAAYGDLDQDGDLDLVINNLNDKALLMENNGSELHPEQGYLRVRLEGTRENAAGFGSLVSVYSQDRVQKLQLLSGRGYLSKPESVLHFGLGTVRTADSVTVQWPDGRVQRLLNVPVGQTLVLDHADSQTPGSQPATRGRTFLTEASERLGLNSLIRDIDFIDFNYQRTIPHKFSQYGPSLAAGDVNGDGLTDLLAGGSRNFPEKWFYQQEDGTFRETEATYKSHPELEEEDTASLLFDADGDGDLDLYLARGSGQYEPGDPRYRDVLWLNDGRGNFTEAKEALPEAFANSSVVKAADFDRDGDLDLFVGSRVKPFAYPTADRSFLLRNDTENGVVRFTDVTAQAGENLEYAGLISDAIWTDFNGDFWPDLILAAEWSPVRFFENREGELREITESTGLAEDKGWWNSLTAADLDNDGDMDYIVGNSGTNIYFKGSPEEPVRIYAKDLDDNGMIDPLISYYLRDSTGVRREYLYHPWQDVVKQFSAIRKRFNSFGEFGASTLPEMFPDGLLDDALVYEFNTMESSWLENLGNNRFARHALPVPVQIAPVYGTAVTDLDQDGRLDLLMVGNDYGMEVQQGRADAFMGMALRNVGDGFVPVARSQSGFFVPGDGKALIRLEQQGGSVVWVASQNNDRLKAFENPRAGQLLRVAPEEVRAVVRMQDGSSQVHEFYWGSGFHSQSGRFLEVTPAIETIEFFDAAGNKVRTVENAGGA from the coding sequence ATGAAACCCTATTCCGCGCTCCTCCTGGCGCTCGCAACAGCCAGCTTTTTATCCTGTACCGGTGAAGATCCGGCCCCTGCCCTATTCACCAAAGTCTCCCCTGACGATTCGGGGATCCATTTTGAAAACCGACTGGTTGAAAACGATTCCATCAACATCCTGGACAACGAGTTTGTTTACAACGGCAGCGGGGTAGCCCTGGGCGACCTTAACGGTGACGGACTGGACGATATCTTCCTGGCCGGTAATCAGGTGGATAACGCCCTGTACCTGAATGAGGGAAACCTGAAATTCCGGGACGTATCGGCTGCTTCGGGTGTTGGCAAACCCGACTCCCTACTCTGGTCCTCCGGTGTCAGCCTGGTAGACCTTAATTTGGACGGCCGCCTGGACATTTATATCTGCAATACGTTTTACAGGGACTCCACCCAGCGAAGAAACCTCCTGTATGTGAACGAAGGGGTTGGGGAAGACGGGATCCCCCGTTTCAGCGAACGCGCCGAGGCCTACGGGGTTGCCGACGACACCTATTCCTCCCACGCCCAGTTCTTCGACTACGATAACGACGGAGACCTGGACCTGTTTATTGGGGTCAACCGGATCGACGGGATCAACCCGTCCGAATTCCGGCCCAACCAGGACGACGGCACCTCCCTGAGCCGGGATCGCCTGTATGAAAACCGGTGGGATGAGGCCCTGGGGCACCCGCGGTTCGTAAATGTCTCGGATTCCGCAGGAATCCGGTACCACGGGTACAGCCACAGCACACTCATCCACGACTTCAATAAGGACGGCTGGATGGATATTTATGTAGCGAATGATTTCTTCAGCAACGACCTGGTATATATCAACAACCAGGATGGCACCTTCACCAACCGGGCAGGGGAAATCTTTAAGCATTTCAGCCTTTCCTCCATGGGAAGCGACCTGGCGGATATCAACAACGATGGGGAACTCGACCTGTTCACCACCGAAATGCAGCCCTATTACAACAAGCGCAAAAAGCTCTTCCAGGGCCCCAGCAGTTACAACAAGGAAATATTCACGCGCCGGTACGGGTACGAGTACCAGTACGCCCGGAACACGCTGCAGATTGCCAACGGTACGGACCCGGAAACCGGGCTGCCCGTATATTCCGAAACGGGCATGTTTGCCGGGATTCAGGAAACCGACTGGAGCTGGGCCCCGCTCTTTGCGGATTACGACAACGACGGCTGGCAGGACCTGCTGATCACAAACGGTTTCCCAAAAGACGTCACCGACCGGGATTTCGGGGATTTCCGGGTGACGGCGAGTCGGTTGGTCAGCAAGGAAAAACTCATCGAGGCCATCCCGGAGATCAAAATCCCGAATTTCGCATTCCGCAACCAGGCCAACCTGACCTTTGAGGATGTCACCGAGGAATGGGGGCTTAATTTCGGCACCTTTTCCAACGGGGCCGCCTACGGCGACCTGGACCAGGACGGCGACCTGGACCTGGTGATCAACAACCTGAACGATAAGGCGCTGCTCATGGAAAATAACGGTTCCGAACTGCATCCGGAACAGGGCTATTTACGGGTGCGCCTGGAGGGAACACGAGAAAATGCTGCCGGTTTTGGAAGCCTCGTGTCCGTGTACAGCCAGGATCGCGTACAGAAATTGCAACTCCTTTCCGGGCGCGGGTACCTTTCCAAACCGGAATCCGTCCTGCATTTTGGCCTGGGTACTGTCAGGACAGCAGACTCGGTAACTGTCCAATGGCCGGACGGCAGGGTGCAGCGGCTCCTGAATGTGCCCGTTGGGCAGACCCTGGTCCTGGACCATGCGGATTCCCAGACGCCGGGCTCCCAGCCGGCAACCCGGGGGCGTACCTTCCTGACGGAGGCCTCGGAACGCCTCGGGTTAAACAGCCTGATCCGTGACATTGATTTCATCGACTTTAACTACCAGCGGACCATCCCGCATAAATTCTCCCAGTACGGTCCTTCCCTGGCTGCAGGCGATGTAAATGGGGACGGCCTCACGGATTTGCTGGCCGGAGGGAGCCGGAATTTCCCGGAAAAATGGTTTTACCAGCAGGAAGACGGAACGTTTCGCGAAACGGAGGCCACGTATAAGTCGCACCCGGAGCTCGAAGAGGAAGACACCGCCTCCCTCTTGTTCGATGCCGACGGGGACGGCGACCTGGATCTCTACCTGGCCCGCGGATCCGGCCAATACGAACCGGGAGACCCCCGCTACCGGGATGTCCTCTGGCTGAATGACGGTCGGGGCAATTTTACCGAGGCTAAGGAAGCACTCCCGGAAGCCTTTGCGAATTCCTCGGTGGTCAAGGCAGCCGATTTTGACCGGGACGGCGACCTGGACCTGTTTGTAGGCAGCCGGGTGAAGCCTTTTGCATATCCCACAGCCGACCGCTCCTTTCTGCTGCGGAACGATACGGAAAACGGGGTGGTACGCTTTACAGACGTTACCGCTCAGGCTGGGGAAAACCTGGAATATGCCGGCCTGATAAGCGATGCCATATGGACAGACTTTAACGGCGATTTTTGGCCAGACCTCATCCTGGCAGCCGAGTGGAGCCCGGTGCGGTTTTTCGAGAACCGTGAGGGCGAACTTCGGGAAATTACGGAAAGTACCGGCCTGGCCGAAGACAAAGGCTGGTGGAACAGCCTCACGGCTGCCGACCTGGACAACGACGGGGACATGGATTACATTGTCGGGAATTCGGGAACAAATATCTATTTCAAGGGCAGCCCGGAAGAACCCGTCCGTATATACGCCAAAGACCTGGACGACAATGGGATGATCGACCCGCTGATCTCCTATTACCTACGGGACAGTACCGGTGTGCGGCGCGAATACCTGTACCACCCCTGGCAGGACGTGGTCAAACAGTTCTCCGCCATCCGGAAGCGGTTCAATTCGTTCGGGGAGTTCGGGGCGTCCACACTGCCCGAGATGTTCCCGGACGGCCTGCTCGATGACGCCCTGGTCTACGAGTTCAATACGATGGAGTCTTCCTGGTTGGAAAACCTCGGCAACAACCGGTTTGCCCGGCACGCCTTACCCGTGCCCGTGCAGATTGCCCCGGTTTACGGGACGGCCGTCACCGATCTGGACCAGGACGGCCGCCTGGACCTCCTGATGGTGGGCAACGACTACGGGATGGAAGTACAACAGGGACGGGCCGATGCCTTTATGGGCATGGCACTTCGGAATGTCGGGGATGGTTTTGTGCCGGTTGCCCGAAGCCAAAGCGGGTTTTTCGTGCCCGGGGATGGCAAGGCCCTGATACGCCTGGAGCAACAGGGCGGCTCCGTGGTTTGGGTAGCCTCCCAGAACAACGACCGGCTGAAGGCCTTTGAAAACCCCCGCGCCGGCCAACTGCTAAGGGTTGCCCCCGAAGAGGTCCGGGCTGTAGTCCGGATGCAGGACGGCAGCAGCCAGGTCCATGAATTCTACTGGGGCAGCGGGTTCCACTCCCAATCGGGGCGCTTCCTGGAGGTTACCCCGGCCATCGAAACCATCGAATTCTTCGATGCAGCCGGAAATAAGGTGCGAACAGTAGAAAACGCCGGGGGCGCGTAA
- a CDS encoding carboxylesterase family protein codes for MHVLSYCRTVPACLLAVLLFQGCSAQSRLVSGSQRTEVRDTLHYYLYYPPGYDQGNDEFGLLLFLHGGGEAGKDLEALREAGPPKMLLEGNDFPFLILAPHNSHEKQWWNVRAVKQLLDAVLAENRVDPGRIYLTGLSRGGSASWEMAVHYPDVFAALVVVCGMAPLPYASWIDPDMPIRIFHGTADEVIPFSESEQMANRLKKLGYDVELTAYEGVGHNSWDRAYRTEGLFEWIAAQSRNSH; via the coding sequence ATGCATGTCTTAAGCTATTGCCGCACGGTTCCTGCCTGCCTGCTGGCCGTGCTCCTGTTCCAGGGATGCAGCGCCCAGAGCCGGCTGGTTTCCGGGTCGCAGCGGACGGAAGTAAGGGACACCCTGCATTACTACCTGTATTACCCGCCCGGATATGACCAGGGCAACGACGAATTTGGCTTGCTGTTATTCCTGCATGGGGGCGGGGAGGCCGGCAAGGACCTGGAAGCCCTGCGGGAGGCGGGCCCGCCAAAAATGCTCCTGGAGGGCAACGACTTTCCATTCCTAATCCTGGCTCCCCACAATTCCCATGAAAAACAATGGTGGAACGTGCGCGCTGTGAAGCAGTTGCTGGACGCGGTGTTGGCGGAAAACCGGGTGGATCCGGGCCGCATTTACCTCACGGGCCTCAGCCGCGGGGGGTCCGCTTCCTGGGAGATGGCCGTACACTACCCGGATGTATTTGCCGCCCTGGTGGTGGTATGCGGGATGGCCCCACTGCCGTACGCCTCCTGGATTGACCCGGATATGCCGATCCGCATATTCCACGGAACGGCCGACGAGGTGATCCCTTTTTCGGAATCCGAACAGATGGCCAACCGGCTGAAAAAGCTGGGATACGATGTTGAATTAACCGCCTATGAGGGGGTGGGCCATAATTCCTGGGACCGGGCCTACCGGACGGAAGGGTTATTCGAATGGATTGCCGCCCAATCCCGGAACAGCCACTGA
- a CDS encoding DUF1593 domain-containing protein → MTRSLPLLFILLLAGTFLQCRAEADTPVAPEADPQRPRTIVTTDGEIDDVDSFIRMLLYANEFEIEGLVYSSSMWHYKGDGKGTPFTSEMEMTRNIYGERTDLRWPGTTWMEDLIARYAEVYPNLRKHAEGYPAPETLRSLIRVGNIDFEGEMAADTDGSQLIARRLLDSDTTKLYLQVWGGTNTIARALKSIEEKYGNSDSWEAIYRDICKKAVIYAIMDQDATYRNYIAPNWPDIPVYYNSNQFWCFAYPWKQQVPERWHSYLQGPFMKEHIIRGHGPLMEKYYSYGDGQQQDGDPEHIHGVALDSFNQNRNGRSWGPFEPFDFISEGDSPAYLHLVDVGLDNIDNPSFGGWGGRLQQSESEPNRWEDGAGVADFNPFTDTLDVTYPQTRWIPAIQEDFAARADWCVLDFESANHPPDVAVSEGSRLSAKPGEEVVLTGQATDPDGDRLKFSWWRYHEVDSYTGELLPRAISGETLRFRLPADMAPGEDLHLILEVADEAEHPMIRYARVVVTAR, encoded by the coding sequence ATGACCCGTTCCCTCCCCCTGCTTTTCATCCTCCTGCTGGCCGGCACATTTCTGCAATGCCGGGCGGAAGCGGATACCCCGGTTGCCCCGGAGGCCGATCCCCAAAGGCCGCGTACGATTGTGACCACGGACGGGGAGATCGACGATGTGGATTCCTTTATCCGGATGTTGCTCTACGCCAATGAATTCGAAATCGAGGGCCTGGTGTACAGCAGCTCCATGTGGCACTATAAGGGCGACGGAAAGGGAACGCCTTTTACCTCCGAAATGGAAATGACCCGGAACATTTACGGGGAACGTACCGACCTGCGGTGGCCGGGCACCACCTGGATGGAGGACCTGATTGCCCGTTACGCCGAGGTCTACCCCAACCTCCGGAAGCACGCGGAAGGGTACCCGGCACCCGAAACCCTGCGCTCCCTGATCCGGGTGGGCAATATCGATTTTGAAGGGGAAATGGCGGCGGATACGGACGGTTCCCAGCTAATCGCCCGGCGGCTACTGGACAGCGATACCACAAAACTCTACCTGCAGGTATGGGGCGGGACCAATACCATTGCCCGGGCGTTGAAATCCATTGAGGAGAAATACGGAAATTCCGACTCCTGGGAGGCCATATACCGGGACATCTGCAAGAAGGCCGTCATTTATGCGATCATGGACCAGGACGCCACGTACCGCAATTACATTGCACCCAACTGGCCGGATATACCGGTATATTACAATTCCAACCAGTTCTGGTGCTTTGCCTATCCCTGGAAACAACAGGTGCCCGAACGCTGGCATTCCTACCTGCAAGGTCCATTCATGAAGGAACATATCATCCGGGGGCACGGCCCGCTGATGGAAAAATATTACAGCTACGGGGATGGCCAACAACAGGACGGGGACCCGGAACATATCCACGGCGTTGCCCTGGATTCCTTTAACCAAAACAGGAACGGCCGGTCCTGGGGGCCGTTTGAACCCTTTGATTTCATATCGGAAGGCGATTCTCCGGCCTACCTGCACCTGGTGGATGTAGGCCTGGACAATATCGACAATCCGTCCTTTGGCGGATGGGGCGGGCGGCTGCAACAGTCGGAATCCGAGCCGAACCGCTGGGAAGATGGTGCCGGGGTTGCCGATTTCAACCCGTTTACAGACACCCTCGATGTCACTTATCCACAGACCCGATGGATCCCGGCCATCCAGGAAGACTTTGCCGCCCGTGCCGATTGGTGCGTCCTCGATTTCGAGTCTGCCAACCACCCCCCGGATGTGGCGGTTTCGGAAGGTTCCCGCCTGTCTGCGAAACCCGGGGAAGAAGTAGTACTAACCGGACAGGCGACGGACCCGGATGGCGACCGATTGAAATTTTCCTGGTGGCGTTACCATGAGGTGGATAGTTACACCGGTGAGCTTTTGCCAAGGGCCATAAGCGGGGAAACCCTTCGCTTCCGCCTGCCTGCGGATATGGCGCCGGGAGAGGATCTGCACCTCATCCTGGAGGTGGCCGATGAAGCGGAGCACCCGATGATCCGGTATGCCCGGGTGGTGGTTACGGCCCGCTGA
- a CDS encoding TonB-dependent receptor plug domain-containing protein, with protein MIPFRKSCRGQAIAWLLLLAWGAAAQSGSPKKITICWDASASMEGNEPVYAFRYLEPVLASCADCEVELVTIGTSAVKNSYVVQDGDWTELKKDLEAITYDGIAPYALFNEHLQPGATYIYTDGVQLHPNDRLLLEKGNTILSRSTGEAQQFLERTALVYRGNYIQLKPLARAIRPGAGNPETRETGTGFGQGVIALEEVEVNETRREAAEKVRTGTGTRDSRRVGVAVSSLDDEDVSEIQTDISQSLQGGRLTGVNVGPGQDATQFTSRTNLTMLGNNYGLVVVDGTPLAQSNSSGGVAGSQRANFIDPANIADITVLKGLAATNMYGEAGRNGVLLITTKNAVYGTADNRQNADALRLRNNVYDARETTGPTGSAISRSLSGIPVAPAYRRYLELRKSRDADPGFYLDASAAFRDRDPVLSSRIVSNLAERMSDRPAAVSAALYGLLASGSHEAAIVVAESLASVPSPAGSALVSRALLAKDKQEKAALVRQLIKAHRQVQGTGEAAREYRTFLQREIQNLFRANPEFAGMIPGAYDYENCPTYRARLVIEWNLPGAEFNLQSVNPQQRFYDWEHSQLAAPERLREEHQTGYTVKTFDFYGADSAGEWLFNVELLSDPPSPDNLPLVFGCRIYENFGMASQTVSYQTVHLGRVGEKQQLLRLFVK; from the coding sequence GTGATACCCTTCCGGAAATCATGCCGTGGCCAGGCCATCGCCTGGCTCCTTTTGCTTGCCTGGGGGGCTGCTGCTCAAAGCGGTAGTCCAAAAAAAATCACCATCTGCTGGGATGCCTCCGCCTCCATGGAAGGCAATGAACCCGTCTACGCCTTCCGGTACCTGGAGCCCGTCCTGGCATCATGTGCGGATTGCGAAGTGGAACTGGTGACCATAGGGACATCGGCAGTCAAAAATTCCTATGTGGTTCAGGATGGCGACTGGACGGAATTGAAAAAGGATCTGGAAGCCATCACCTACGACGGAATCGCCCCCTATGCGCTCTTTAACGAACATCTGCAACCCGGCGCCACCTACATCTATACGGATGGCGTTCAGCTCCATCCGAACGACCGGTTATTGCTTGAGAAAGGCAACACCATCCTGAGCCGGTCCACCGGCGAGGCACAGCAATTCCTTGAGCGCACGGCGCTGGTTTACCGCGGGAACTACATCCAGCTGAAACCGCTTGCCCGGGCCATCCGGCCCGGGGCCGGGAATCCGGAAACCCGGGAAACGGGTACTGGTTTCGGGCAGGGGGTGATTGCCCTGGAAGAGGTGGAAGTAAACGAAACCCGCAGGGAAGCCGCGGAAAAAGTCCGGACAGGAACAGGCACTCGGGATAGCCGCCGGGTGGGGGTCGCGGTGAGCTCCCTGGATGACGAAGACGTATCCGAGATCCAGACAGACATTTCCCAGTCGCTGCAGGGCGGGCGGCTTACCGGGGTGAATGTCGGACCCGGGCAGGATGCCACGCAATTCACGAGCAGGACCAACCTGACGATGCTGGGGAACAACTACGGATTAGTGGTTGTCGATGGCACCCCCCTCGCCCAGTCAAATTCTTCAGGGGGGGTTGCCGGGTCGCAGCGGGCCAATTTTATCGACCCCGCCAACATCGCGGACATCACCGTGCTCAAAGGGCTGGCAGCTACCAATATGTACGGGGAGGCAGGCCGGAACGGGGTCCTTTTGATCACTACAAAAAATGCCGTATACGGTACTGCCGATAACCGACAAAATGCCGATGCCCTGCGCCTCCGGAATAACGTCTACGATGCCCGTGAAACCACCGGCCCAACCGGTTCGGCCATATCCCGCTCCCTGTCCGGCATCCCGGTAGCACCTGCTTACAGGCGGTATCTGGAGTTGCGAAAATCCAGGGACGCCGACCCGGGGTTTTACCTGGATGCATCGGCTGCCTTCAGGGATCGGGACCCGGTACTGTCGTCGCGTATTGTCAGCAACCTGGCCGAACGGATGTCCGACAGGCCCGCTGCCGTTTCTGCCGCCCTGTACGGGCTGCTGGCAAGCGGCAGCCACGAGGCCGCAATAGTGGTGGCCGAAAGCCTGGCTTCCGTCCCCTCCCCTGCCGGGAGTGCGCTGGTCAGCCGGGCGCTGCTTGCAAAAGACAAACAGGAAAAAGCCGCGCTGGTCCGCCAGCTTATCAAAGCCCACCGCCAGGTACAGGGTACCGGGGAGGCCGCAAGGGAATACCGGACGTTCCTCCAGCGGGAAATCCAAAACCTGTTTCGGGCCAACCCGGAATTTGCCGGGATGATCCCCGGTGCCTACGACTACGAAAACTGCCCAACCTACAGGGCGCGCCTGGTCATCGAGTGGAACCTCCCCGGGGCGGAATTCAACCTGCAATCGGTAAACCCTCAGCAGCGCTTCTACGACTGGGAACATTCGCAATTGGCCGCTCCGGAACGCCTGCGGGAAGAGCATCAAACCGGATATACCGTTAAAACCTTCGATTTTTATGGGGCCGACAGCGCAGGGGAATGGCTTTTTAACGTAGAGTTGCTGAGCGATCCCCCTTCCCCGGATAATCTGCCACTGGTTTTTGGCTGCCGCATCTACGAGAATTTCGGCATGGCTTCCCAAACCGTTTCCTACCAAACGGTTCACCTGGGCCGGGTGGGGGAAAAACAACAATTACTGCGCCTTTTTGTGAAATAA